The DNA window GTGCAGGTTACAGACTCGATCCTGAAGGCAAGGGAGGAGCTGAATCAGACCTTCCTGATAATTTCACATGACATGGACTTCGTGCTTGATGTCTGTGACAGGGCATCCCTCATGAGGGGTGGCAGGATCCTCAAGACAGGTGAACCCGGGTCAATCGTCGGGGACCTCACACCCGATGAGAAGAGGGGGATGCTCAGGGAATGATAGTCCCAATTTAATTGGCGGACCACAATTTATTTATCAAAAAAGCGGTTAAAGGCATTAAGTGGTATTATTTCAGCCACCATGTAATGAATTATTATTAACAGAATAAACATAATTAATAAAGGAGGACTGTGTTTGGTATGGAGCGACGCACCATCCCATGTATGCAGGGGTGGTGATAAAAGGGCGCTTACATTCTGCTGCCCACCGGTGAAGCCCTGCCCCATAATGATAGCACTCGAGGAGGCGGGACTGACACCACAGGATTACATTGAAATCAAGGAGTCATTCGCAAGGAATACTAGGCTCGGCGAGGGCCAGGGGACCTGCTTCGGTTCACTTGTCTGGTGCTGCAAGCCCTCAAAGCCCTGCCCGCTCAGGGACATGGCCATGAAGAGGATAAACATGACAACCGAAGAGTACATGGAACTCAAAAAGAGGCTCTCAGAGGAACTTGTGGGT is part of the Methanothermobacter sp. K4 genome and encodes:
- a CDS encoding methanogenesis marker 9 domain-containing protein; the protein is MVWSDAPSHVCRGGDKRALTFCCPPVKPCPIMIALEEAGLTPQDYIEIKESFARNTRLGEGQGTCFGSLVWCCKPSKPCPLRDMAMKRINMTTEEYMELKKRLSEELVGTSESDTESVKALADAFEVSIEEAREALAEADNDLRTAMKILRMKSL